The Bacteroidota bacterium genome segment GTCCGGCTCCTCGGCCTGCATCTCGCCGAGGGTCTCGATGTCCTCCTGCATCGCCACAAGGCGGTCGTAGGCCTCGACCCACTCCTTCTCAGCGGCGATGTCTTGCTCGGTCTGCTGCGCCGCCTGGGGGTCGTCCCAGAACGTGGGATCGAGGCGGCGGGCCTTGAGGGATTCTAGCTTCTCGCGTCGCTGGGCGACGTCAAAGATAGCCTCCGAGCGCAGTGACACGCTCTACGAGTTGGGCGTCCATCGGGTGCGAGTGTAAAGGTGTGAAGGGATGAGCGCGTGAGGGGGACAGGTCACGGTAGAAGGTACGCACGCTGGCCGGTTGCATCCCCCACCTTCCCATACGCTCGCACGCCCAACCTCGTCCTCACCGGTTCGTCCGGGCGAAGCGCTCCTGGGCGAAGGTGAGCTTGAGCGAGACCCGGTGCGAGTAGCCCAGCTCCTGCCGGATGCCGCCGAAGTCGCCGAAGCCGTAGTTCACGTCGAACGCGCCGACGTTCAGGCCCGCGCCGACGGTCGGGGTGACTTCGGTGCCGAAGCGCTCGGAGCTCGTCACGTCGGAAATGCCGGCGCGCAGGGCGACGATGTTGCGGAAGGTCAGTTCGGTCCCGAGGCGCGGGTGGAACGACACGTCGCCCGCGTTGAAGGCGTAGGTCCGCTGCCCGTCGAAGGCGAAGTCGAAGTCTAGCCCGGCCGTGAAACCGAGGTCCCGCGTCAGCGGCAGCGCGACGCCCGTCCCGAAGCGCGCCACCGGGAGGACAATCTCGGAGCCGCCGACGGGCGCGTCCTGCCCGAAGACCTCGCTGATGGCGGCCAGTTCCCCGCTGTCCACGCTCCACGACTGCAGCATCCCGGTCACGTCCTGGATGTTGACCCCGAACTGGAACCGCCCGACCCGGTACTGCGCGCCGAGGTCGAGCGAGTAGCCCCACGCGCTGGCGAAGTCGCCGATGCCGCGGCGGACGACCTTCGCCGTGAGGCCGACCGAGAGGTTGGAGCGCATCTGCCGGGCGTAGGAGACGAAGAAGGCGTAGTCGGCCGCGGAGAAGAAGCTGATCGAGTCCGGCACGGGCCGGTCGTTCTGCGCGTCCCAGGCGTTGAGCGTGTTGGCGATGTCGTCGACGCCGGAGCGGAAGAACGAGATGCCGACCGTCGAGCGCGGGTTGATCGGGAAGCTGCCGGCCCCGTAGTCGAACTGCACGATCCCGGCGAAGCGCTCGGCGTGCATGTAGGCGATCTCGGGGTAGACGGTCTGGCTCAGGCCGGCCGGATTCCAGTAGCCCGCCGACACGTCGCCCGCGAGCGCCACGTAGGCCCCGCCCATGCCGAGCGCCCGGCCGCCTACACCACCGGCGAGGAAGTCGGCACCGTACTTCGCCACGCGCTGCGCCTCGGCAGGCGAGGCAGCGAGGAGGAGGGTGAACGCGAGGAGAACGAGCGAGCGAAGAGCAGGCATCAAGCGGGGTCGGTTGCGAACGGGGGCCTGTGGTGCGAACGGGGCCCCGTAAGATGGCAAAAACGAGGCCGGAGGGCAAGCCCTTTGTGCGGCTCCT includes the following:
- a CDS encoding PorV/PorQ family protein, whose translation is MPALRSLVLLAFTLLLAASPAEAQRVAKYGADFLAGGVGGRALGMGGAYVALAGDVSAGYWNPAGLSQTVYPEIAYMHAERFAGIVQFDYGAGSFPINPRSTVGISFFRSGVDDIANTLNAWDAQNDRPVPDSISFFSAADYAFFVSYARQMRSNLSVGLTAKVVRRGIGDFASAWGYSLDLGAQYRVGRFQFGVNIQDVTGMLQSWSVDSGELAAISEVFGQDAPVGGSEIVLPVARFGTGVALPLTRDLGFTAGLDFDFAFDGQRTYAFNAGDVSFHPRLGTELTFRNIVALRAGISDVTSSERFGTEVTPTVGAGLNVGAFDVNYGFGDFGGIRQELGYSHRVSLKLTFAQERFARTNR